From a region of the Deltaproteobacteria bacterium genome:
- a CDS encoding phosphodiester glycosidase family protein has product MAVVKKFCILMFGFLICRSAHAYTWQVIDQGFAYTNFGNVHAFQIDPKLFRFSVATAKDFGASDATAALLAKKSKAILVVNGGFFSPEHKSLGLLVRNGQTINPLHPTSWWGVFQIIDGKPSIVPQRTFQQDKNIEIALQVGPRLVVQGQVQKLKPSIDPRSGIGIQNNGDIVIAVTDNSEMSMTEFADLFRKPQEEEGLDCTDALNLDGGGSTQLYFKWKGSEVDQPGLSRIANGIAIFPRR; this is encoded by the coding sequence ATGGCGGTAGTAAAAAAATTCTGCATTTTGATGTTTGGATTTTTAATTTGCCGCTCTGCCCACGCCTACACTTGGCAAGTCATAGATCAAGGCTTTGCTTATACCAATTTCGGAAACGTTCATGCCTTCCAAATCGACCCGAAACTTTTCAGATTTTCTGTTGCCACGGCAAAAGATTTTGGCGCCTCTGATGCAACCGCCGCCCTATTAGCCAAAAAATCAAAAGCCATTTTGGTTGTGAATGGCGGCTTCTTCAGCCCGGAACATAAATCTCTGGGACTTTTGGTGCGGAATGGTCAAACCATCAATCCTCTTCATCCCACTTCTTGGTGGGGCGTTTTTCAGATTATTGATGGAAAACCCAGCATCGTTCCGCAACGTACTTTTCAGCAGGATAAAAACATCGAGATCGCCCTGCAAGTGGGACCAAGACTGGTTGTTCAGGGACAAGTGCAAAAATTAAAACCTTCCATAGATCCGCGCTCCGGCATCGGCATCCAAAACAATGGAGATATTGTGATTGCCGTAACGGATAATTCAGAAATGTCGATGACGGAATTCGCCGATCTCTTTCGCAAACCTCAAGAGGAAGAGGGTTTGGACTGCACAGACGCCCTCAATCTGGACGGAGGCGGTTCCACGCAACTCTATTTTAAATGGAAGGGATCGGAAGTTGATCAACCCGGTCTTTCCCGCATCGCCAACGGCATCGCTATTTTCCCACGGCGGTAG